The Pyrus communis chromosome 2, drPyrComm1.1, whole genome shotgun sequence genome includes a window with the following:
- the LOC137726481 gene encoding mitochondrial import receptor subunit TOM9-2-like, giving the protein MAAQARKGGISLPERRNPKKEDDGVIAKLSQSQIVVRGKQAANDAAFVTKKLIKSTGKAAWIAGTSFLILVVPLIIAMDREQQLNELELQQANILGAAPPQK; this is encoded by the coding sequence atGGCGGCCCAAGCTCGAAAAGGCGGAATCTCCCTCCCCGAACGGAGGAACCCTAAGAAGGAAGACGACGGCGTGATCGCGAAGCTCTCGCAGTCCCAAATTGTCGTCCGGGGCAAGCAGGCCGCAAACGACGCCGCATTTGTCACGAAGAAGCTCATAAAGAGCACCGGAAAGGCCGCCTGGATCGCCGGCACCTCTTTCCTCATATTGGTGGTGCCGTTGATCATAGCCATGGACCGCGAGCAGCAACTGAACGAGCTCGAGCTCCAGCAGGCCAACATCCTCGGCGCTGCGCCGCCCCAGAAGTAA